Proteins encoded in a region of the Nostoc sp. UHCC 0926 genome:
- a CDS encoding DUF7005 family protein has translation MSNQHQLRASVLASYGATALETEELLTYNQNIFDHSFLTLPTKFPLPPEPHVPVWEEYATFAEEVGVFQALSSKLVQLQFPILEGISQTEAYCFATRKGVSVDGMVEATGLILEQPQQLQLILHQSFVGVIPVLLTRNREDFVSLVQALTMRNEPKPVPASMGACMVTGFNNWDRVRQYRQQWSAKNFGNCSESSWLEEFGRLIPQKHLYQDRLIILSDGFYSNVSASDIGLSEPEWRRISLTIRLEHECTHYFTQRLFGSMRNNLLDELIADYRGIVTAIGHYQADWFLRFLGLESFPDYRQGGRLQNYRGQPPLSEDTFKILQALVKSAAENLERFDAQYGQELRTLNSQPIMLIALTYLTLEELASSEAHSYIQKILDQLRTSLKEAEGHPKSKPQLI, from the coding sequence TTGAGCAATCAACACCAACTTCGTGCTAGTGTACTTGCCTCCTATGGTGCTACTGCCTTGGAGACAGAGGAATTGCTCACCTACAATCAAAACATCTTTGATCACAGCTTTTTAACACTCCCCACTAAGTTTCCGCTTCCACCCGAACCTCATGTACCGGTCTGGGAAGAATACGCCACTTTTGCTGAAGAGGTAGGAGTCTTTCAAGCTTTATCAAGCAAGTTGGTACAGTTACAGTTCCCCATACTCGAAGGCATCAGCCAAACTGAGGCATACTGCTTTGCTACTCGTAAGGGTGTTTCAGTGGATGGTATGGTCGAGGCGACTGGTTTGATTTTGGAGCAACCCCAACAACTTCAGTTGATCCTACATCAAAGCTTCGTTGGAGTTATCCCGGTTTTGCTCACCAGGAACCGAGAGGACTTTGTTTCTTTGGTACAGGCGCTAACGATGCGGAATGAACCCAAGCCAGTCCCTGCTTCTATGGGAGCTTGTATGGTCACTGGTTTCAACAACTGGGATCGGGTTCGCCAATATCGCCAACAATGGTCAGCTAAAAATTTTGGTAACTGCTCCGAAAGTAGTTGGTTAGAGGAATTTGGGCGACTAATCCCGCAAAAGCACCTCTATCAAGATCGGTTGATTATTTTGAGTGACGGTTTTTATAGCAATGTTTCAGCCAGCGACATCGGACTTTCCGAACCAGAATGGCGGCGTATCTCCCTGACTATTCGCCTAGAACATGAATGTACTCACTACTTCACACAGCGCTTATTTGGTTCTATGCGAAATAATCTGCTCGACGAACTGATTGCCGACTACAGAGGTATTGTGACGGCTATAGGACACTATCAGGCTGATTGGTTTTTACGCTTTCTGGGGCTGGAGTCGTTTCCAGATTACCGACAAGGAGGCAGATTGCAAAATTACCGGGGTCAACCACCGCTTTCAGAGGACACATTTAAGATTTTGCAAGCATTGGTGAAGTCTGCTGCTGAGAATTTGGAGCGCTTTGACGCTCAATATGGGCAGGAGTTAAGAACTCTCAATAGTCAACCGATTATGTTAATAGCTTTGACTTATTTAACATTAGAGGAATTGGCTTCTTCTGAGGCGCACTCATATATTCAGAAAATTCTAGACCAATTGCGGACAAGTCTGAAAGAGGCAGAGGGGCATCCAAAATCTAAACCACAATTGATATGA
- a CDS encoding cyclic nucleotide-binding domain-containing protein, which produces MTEVLLKELNNSDINWMIATGRKKEIPAGTILVQQGKFLDTLHIILDGTFTITVSQATNNPLDEAFAAMENSETLGREIGRLSSGEIVGEIPFLNVRPAVTTIEAAQKSVVISISQQQLRAKLQQDVGFACRFYRAIAILLANRITQLGHSKLVKNKTLRDMLFVLEQLHDSDIDWLIATGTSQKIAANTVLIREGGAVDALYILLDGTMTLSVSEDERNPLTRAFAALEGEETTSREIARLSKGEIVGETAFIDTRLPGATVRATGDSLVLSIPRQQLAAKLQQDIGFASRFYRVIATLLANRLQEMFSRLGYGRRIYSKGQSLDENIEYEDELDANILDKMALAGTRFDWMLSRLRKN; this is translated from the coding sequence ATGACAGAAGTTCTACTTAAGGAGTTGAATAATAGCGACATCAATTGGATGATCGCTACGGGTCGTAAAAAGGAGATCCCTGCTGGCACTATCCTTGTACAGCAAGGAAAATTCCTCGATACCCTACACATCATACTAGATGGAACATTCACAATCACTGTGTCACAAGCTACGAACAATCCTCTAGATGAAGCTTTTGCAGCTATGGAGAATAGCGAAACATTGGGACGAGAGATTGGTAGGTTATCAAGCGGTGAGATAGTAGGAGAAATCCCGTTTCTTAATGTTCGCCCAGCTGTTACTACTATTGAAGCTGCCCAAAAGTCGGTGGTAATATCGATTTCTCAGCAGCAATTAAGGGCAAAATTGCAGCAGGATGTTGGTTTTGCTTGCCGTTTTTATCGAGCGATCGCTATTCTACTTGCAAACAGAATCACCCAACTTGGTCATAGCAAACTTGTTAAGAACAAGACGCTTAGAGATATGCTGTTTGTTTTGGAACAATTGCATGATAGTGACATCGATTGGCTGATTGCTACAGGTACTAGCCAAAAAATTGCCGCTAACACAGTACTTATCCGTGAGGGAGGAGCTGTAGATGCGTTGTATATCCTGCTAGATGGAACAATGACACTTTCTGTTTCTGAGGATGAACGCAATCCTTTAACTCGCGCCTTTGCAGCTTTAGAGGGTGAAGAAACCACAAGCAGAGAGATAGCGAGATTATCAAAGGGCGAAATCGTAGGAGAAACAGCTTTCATTGATACCCGTTTGCCGGGAGCAACTGTTAGGGCTACTGGAGACTCGCTTGTATTGTCAATTCCTCGACAACAATTAGCAGCAAAATTACAACAAGATATAGGTTTTGCGTCTCGATTTTATCGGGTGATTGCTACCCTACTTGCAAATCGATTACAGGAGATGTTCAGTCGGCTTGGTTATGGTAGGCGCATTTATAGCAAAGGTCAATCACTAGATGAAAATATTGAATATGAAGATGAACTGGATGCCAATATTTTAGATAAGATGGCATTGGCTGGAACCAGATTTGATTGGATGTTGAGTCGTTTGAGAAAAAATTAA
- a CDS encoding NHLP bacteriocin system secretion protein yields the protein MVEQNQNLFRKESLERLSSPERLDQLMQVVSPKSWIPLTALGSLVAVALVWSVYGRIPITVEGQGVLIYPRNVMSLQSKSAGQLLALNVNVGDVVKKGEVLATVDQVDLRKQLQLARGKLVQLEEQDRNASLLQGQRQQLDTKAIQEQRLSLEQRLKIIRDLTPVLREKGLVSIGRDRLNLLRRLQTLQGLLPTHKKRLYNRQKLLKEGAIPDDVVLEARQQYDDARANIDEAESQLKQLDLKEADAQRQYLSNVNEIKNIQAQLQEQNSKAATLAQEDLQTATTRKNDIQEVKREIAKLEQQLGNNSQIISQHSGRVLEITVSPGQVINAGTRLGSIDAENPFSKIVGITFFPVGEGKKIQSGMKLQITPQTVKRERFGGIVGTITTVSPFPITREAAASVVGNPEVVTGLLGEKQEALIQVFADLQPDSTTFSGYKWSSSDGPHLKISSGTTTSVRVKVEERAPITFVLPILRSVSGIY from the coding sequence ATGGTCGAACAAAATCAAAATTTATTCCGAAAAGAGTCATTGGAGCGTTTATCTTCACCTGAAAGACTAGACCAATTAATGCAGGTAGTCAGTCCTAAAAGCTGGATACCTCTAACTGCCTTGGGTTCTTTGGTAGCAGTCGCCCTGGTTTGGAGTGTTTATGGACGCATTCCGATTACCGTGGAGGGTCAAGGGGTACTGATTTATCCACGTAACGTTATGTCACTACAATCGAAAAGTGCAGGGCAGTTACTTGCTTTGAATGTTAATGTTGGGGATGTGGTCAAGAAGGGAGAGGTACTGGCAACAGTTGACCAAGTTGACCTGCGTAAGCAACTACAACTAGCGCGAGGTAAACTGGTCCAATTAGAGGAGCAGGATCGCAATGCTAGTTTGTTACAAGGGCAGCGTCAGCAGCTTGACACAAAGGCAATCCAAGAGCAACGCTTATCTCTTGAGCAAAGACTAAAAATTATCCGGGATTTGACACCTGTGTTGAGAGAAAAAGGACTGGTGTCAATCGGGCGCGATCGCCTGAACCTACTGCGACGCTTGCAAACACTCCAAGGGCTGCTTCCTACCCATAAAAAGAGACTATATAATCGTCAGAAGCTTTTAAAAGAGGGAGCGATTCCTGATGATGTAGTCTTAGAAGCGCGGCAACAATACGACGATGCCCGTGCAAACATTGATGAAGCTGAATCTCAGTTGAAGCAATTAGACCTTAAGGAAGCGGATGCACAACGGCAATACCTCTCAAACGTGAACGAAATTAAAAACATCCAAGCCCAGTTGCAAGAACAAAACAGTAAAGCAGCTACTCTCGCTCAAGAAGACCTGCAAACTGCAACTACTCGCAAGAACGATATTCAAGAAGTTAAGCGAGAAATTGCCAAACTCGAACAGCAATTAGGCAATAACAGCCAGATTATTTCTCAACACTCAGGACGTGTTCTAGAAATTACTGTTAGTCCTGGACAGGTGATTAATGCCGGAACTCGTTTGGGGAGTATAGATGCAGAAAATCCATTTAGTAAAATAGTTGGCATCACCTTTTTTCCGGTTGGAGAGGGCAAGAAAATTCAATCAGGTATGAAGCTGCAAATTACACCCCAAACCGTGAAACGGGAACGCTTTGGCGGTATTGTCGGTACGATTACCACTGTCTCACCATTTCCGATTACCAGAGAAGCAGCCGCTAGTGTAGTGGGTAATCCCGAAGTGGTGACAGGTCTGTTGGGTGAGAAGCAAGAGGCACTTATTCAAGTATTTGCTGACTTGCAGCCAGATTCTACCACTTTTAGCGGCTATAAGTGGTCTTCTTCTGATGGGCCACACCTAAAAATCTCTTCTGGAACGACTACATCTGTGCGAGTCAAGGTAGAAGAGCGAGCGCCAATTACATTCGTTTTACCTATTCTGAGGTCTGTCAGTGGTATTTACTAA
- a CDS encoding NHLP family bacteriocin export ABC transporter peptidase/permease/ATPase subunit: protein MVFTNLSLVTPINFLQYLQNLLKNPLKRLKTPTLLQMEVVECGAAALGIILGYYGRIVPLPELRRECGVSRDGSKASNVLIAARSYGLEAKGFKKELDQLPELSLPYIVFWNFNHFLVVEGFSSSWVYINDPATGPRKVSRQEFDEGYTGVVLVMEPGPEFTKGGRKPSLILSLWKRLQGATGVLIYCLVAGFLLTLVGLAVPVFNQVFVDEILVQGRQHWLRPLLLAMAIAVVLQGVLTLLRLRYLRRLKVKLSVGMSSRFLWHILHLPVGFYAQRFAGEISNRTSLNDQVADVLSGRLATTVIDAVMVIFYALVMLQYDWVLTLLVASFAAVNVLTLQWISRQRVDANQRLIQEYGKAAGASIAALQSIETLKASGLESDFFSRWSGYYTKAINSQQELGVTNQTFSILPTLLSSLSSMALLVVGGLRVMDGHLSIGMLIAFQGLMQSFLLPVNNLVNFGSTLQEMEGNLIRLDDVLDNPTDEVGEQESGGAGEVDSFLSTSYSSFFLSTLQGYVELENVTFGYSHLDPPLIENFSLSVKPGGRVALVGGSGSGKSTIAKLVSGLYEAWEGEICFDGKPRKQIPQSLLTNSIALVEQDILMFGGTVRENLTLWDTTVPDKNLVQAIKDAAIDDVIFSMSGGFDAELIEGAANLSGGQQQRLEIARALVNNPSILIMDEATSALDSETEKIIDQNLRRRGCTCLIVAHRLSTIRDCDEIIVLEGGKVVQRGTHEELWRVEGVYSRLINSEEGA, encoded by the coding sequence GTGGTATTTACTAATCTTTCATTAGTGACACCGATTAATTTTTTGCAGTACCTGCAAAACCTGCTGAAAAATCCTCTCAAGCGGTTAAAGACCCCTACGCTTTTGCAAATGGAGGTAGTGGAATGCGGTGCCGCTGCTCTGGGAATTATTTTGGGTTACTATGGTCGGATTGTGCCTCTGCCAGAACTGCGTCGAGAGTGTGGAGTCTCCCGCGATGGTAGCAAAGCTTCCAACGTCCTGATCGCTGCTAGAAGCTATGGACTAGAGGCAAAAGGCTTTAAAAAGGAACTGGATCAACTTCCAGAGTTAAGCCTTCCCTATATTGTGTTCTGGAACTTCAACCACTTTTTGGTAGTAGAAGGATTTAGTTCTAGTTGGGTCTATATTAATGACCCAGCTACGGGGCCACGAAAGGTATCCCGACAGGAGTTTGACGAGGGGTATACCGGAGTGGTGCTGGTGATGGAACCAGGGCCGGAGTTCACCAAAGGGGGTCGTAAACCCAGCTTAATTTTATCACTATGGAAACGGCTACAGGGTGCTACTGGTGTTTTAATTTACTGCCTGGTGGCGGGATTTTTGTTAACACTCGTCGGGCTGGCAGTACCAGTATTTAATCAAGTGTTTGTAGATGAAATCCTGGTGCAAGGACGGCAGCATTGGTTGCGTCCATTGTTGCTAGCAATGGCGATCGCAGTAGTCCTCCAAGGAGTACTGACACTGCTGCGGTTGCGCTATCTGCGCCGCTTAAAAGTCAAGCTGTCTGTGGGAATGTCTAGCCGCTTTCTGTGGCACATTCTGCACCTACCCGTTGGTTTTTACGCCCAACGGTTTGCGGGTGAAATTAGTAACCGCACCAGTCTCAATGACCAAGTGGCTGATGTGCTTTCGGGGCGATTAGCGACTACAGTTATCGATGCAGTAATGGTGATTTTTTACGCCTTAGTCATGCTTCAATATGACTGGGTACTGACTTTGCTGGTAGCTAGTTTTGCTGCTGTAAATGTCTTAACTTTGCAGTGGATATCCCGTCAGCGCGTCGATGCTAATCAGCGATTAATCCAAGAGTATGGTAAAGCTGCTGGTGCATCGATAGCTGCTCTCCAAAGTATAGAAACTCTCAAAGCATCAGGGTTAGAATCAGATTTCTTTTCGCGGTGGTCAGGGTACTACACCAAGGCGATTAATTCTCAACAAGAACTGGGGGTGACAAACCAAACTTTCTCAATATTACCTACACTTTTGTCTTCACTCTCATCAATGGCTTTATTGGTTGTAGGTGGTTTACGAGTAATGGATGGACATCTCAGCATCGGAATGCTCATCGCCTTTCAGGGACTAATGCAGAGTTTTCTGCTGCCTGTTAACAATCTCGTCAACTTCGGCAGTACCCTCCAAGAAATGGAGGGCAATTTGATTCGCCTAGATGATGTGTTGGACAACCCCACTGATGAGGTAGGAGAGCAGGAGAGCGGGGGAGCAGGGGAAGTAGATTCTTTCTTATCCACCTCATATTCCTCATTTTTTCTCTCAACCTTACAAGGATACGTCGAGCTGGAGAATGTGACATTTGGCTATAGCCACCTAGATCCGCCCTTGATTGAAAACTTTAGCCTCTCGGTCAAGCCTGGAGGGCGAGTAGCTTTAGTAGGCGGGAGTGGTTCTGGCAAATCTACCATAGCCAAACTAGTAAGCGGACTCTATGAAGCTTGGGAGGGAGAAATTTGCTTTGATGGAAAACCTAGAAAGCAGATTCCCCAATCATTACTAACTAACTCCATTGCTTTGGTGGAGCAGGATATTTTGATGTTTGGCGGAACTGTTAGGGAAAATTTGACTTTATGGGATACCACAGTACCAGACAAAAATCTAGTGCAGGCTATTAAGGATGCTGCCATAGATGATGTAATTTTCTCCATGTCTGGCGGATTTGATGCAGAACTGATTGAAGGAGCCGCTAATTTAAGTGGAGGTCAACAACAGCGATTAGAAATAGCCCGCGCTTTGGTGAACAATCCCTCAATCTTGATTATGGATGAAGCTACCAGCGCCTTGGATTCGGAGACGGAAAAAATTATTGACCAGAATCTGCGGCGACGTGGGTGTACGTGTTTGATTGTTGCACACCGATTGAGTACGATCCGAGACTGTGATGAAATCATCGTCCTTGAAGGTGGAAAGGTAGTGCAACGAGGTACTCATGAGGAATTGTGGCGAGTAGAGGGGGTGTACTCACGGTTGATTAACAGTGAAGAAGGAGCTTAA
- a CDS encoding NHLP bacteriocin export ABC transporter permease/ATPase subunit has translation MVINQVRSKDLEGQVYSLEGNEPILLDDPQTIWVVQSGSVALFAVTVENNVIEGTRRYLFTSNPEEALFGTAPDSIDQQRRLLAVPMGETELLKVDRESFGELVADGDTRIVALVEGWLEQIDVTLSHVATPAIQVRAVEEARFSLIDGQTLQPEPQAIAWVQIQQGNVRFLGFEELTLDASAEIFPLGDGMWLEAVGEVQLATQTTNAIRNPDTLLGGLSQLHTQLLQCINFLEQQEADEEVQRLTERERLNRQVTAEALGELASSLGTKEVTFFLEGTPLLVVAGAVARYLGVKIRPPARSEDLKRMKEPLEAIVRASRLRMRQILLRDNWWEKDCGPLVAYTQEENQPMALLPISATGYEIFDPSNRTRVPVDAHVASTLTPVAYMFYRSLPDKVLKAGDLFRFALNNRGRDVLIIFLTGIAATLLGMLTPHATAILIDNAIPDSDQGLLLQVGLGLLVAAFGTALFLLAQGFVLLRVETISDASTQAAVWDRLLNLPVSFFRQYTTGDLQSRVTSISTIRRQLSGTTLISLITGLFSLLNLLLLFYYSWKLALVAVAVAVVVIIVTLLSGMLLVRKVRPLLEIKGNIFGQTVQLINGISKLRVAGAQERGFASWSKNYSRQIKLELSTQKVEDGVALFNTVMPTVTSGILFWFTIQQLESAQTTGAIGLTIGTFLAFNSAFGTFIKGATDVSNTVTGALQVIPQWKRAQPILETIPEVDLCKADPGKLTGRIAVDYVTFRYRQDGPVTLEDISLHAEPGEFIALVGGSGSGKSTIFRLLLGFEAPEDGTIYYDGQDLSGLDVEAVRRQLGVVLQNGRIMSASIFDNIASGAQITLDEAWEAARMSGFADDVAAMPMSMHTVISEGGGNLSGGQRQRLLIARALALKPRILLFDEATSALDNKTQAIVSESLDKLQVTRIVIAHRLSTIRNAHRIYVLQAGRVVQQGTFQELAAIEGLFAQLMARQMA, from the coding sequence ATGGTCATCAATCAAGTTAGGAGCAAAGACCTTGAGGGGCAAGTATACAGCCTTGAAGGCAATGAACCAATACTGCTAGACGACCCGCAGACAATTTGGGTTGTACAGTCCGGCTCTGTAGCGTTGTTTGCTGTCACAGTTGAAAATAATGTTATAGAAGGAACTCGCCGTTATTTGTTTACTAGCAATCCTGAAGAGGCACTTTTTGGAACTGCTCCTGACTCTATTGATCAGCAACGCCGACTCTTGGCAGTGCCGATGGGAGAAACAGAATTGCTGAAGGTAGACCGGGAATCTTTTGGGGAGTTAGTGGCTGATGGGGATACCAGAATAGTTGCTTTAGTGGAGGGTTGGCTTGAGCAAATCGACGTTACACTTTCCCATGTCGCTACCCCAGCAATTCAAGTCCGGGCCGTAGAAGAAGCGCGATTTTCTCTAATCGATGGTCAGACTCTCCAGCCCGAACCTCAGGCGATCGCCTGGGTGCAAATTCAGCAAGGAAATGTTCGCTTTCTGGGGTTTGAGGAACTGACTCTAGATGCCTCAGCAGAAATTTTTCCTTTGGGCGACGGGATGTGGTTGGAAGCCGTAGGGGAGGTTCAGCTTGCCACTCAAACCACAAACGCCATCCGCAACCCAGATACCCTGCTTGGGGGGCTATCCCAGCTTCATACTCAACTGCTGCAATGTATTAACTTCCTAGAACAGCAAGAAGCTGATGAAGAAGTGCAACGGCTGACTGAGCGGGAACGTCTCAATCGTCAGGTGACAGCAGAGGCTTTGGGCGAACTAGCATCTTCTTTGGGAACTAAAGAAGTAACCTTTTTCCTGGAAGGCACACCATTGTTAGTTGTTGCCGGTGCTGTGGCTAGATATTTGGGTGTGAAAATTCGTCCCCCTGCTCGTTCAGAAGACCTGAAGCGGATGAAGGAGCCATTGGAGGCAATTGTCCGGGCTTCGCGGTTACGAATGCGGCAGATTCTGCTACGGGACAACTGGTGGGAGAAAGACTGTGGCCCTTTGGTTGCCTACACCCAAGAGGAAAACCAACCAATGGCACTGCTGCCAATTTCTGCCACTGGCTACGAAATATTTGACCCAAGCAATCGAACTCGTGTGCCTGTAGATGCTCATGTTGCCTCGACACTAACGCCGGTTGCTTATATGTTTTACCGGTCTCTGCCCGATAAAGTTCTCAAAGCTGGGGATTTATTTCGGTTCGCACTTAACAATCGTGGCAGGGATGTGCTGATCATTTTTTTGACTGGCATTGCCGCTACTCTCCTGGGGATGCTTACACCCCACGCCACTGCTATTTTAATTGATAACGCAATTCCAGATAGCGATCAGGGGCTGTTGCTGCAAGTTGGTTTGGGGTTGCTGGTTGCAGCTTTTGGGACGGCACTGTTTCTGCTGGCTCAAGGATTTGTCCTGTTACGGGTAGAAACAATTTCGGATGCCTCGACTCAAGCTGCTGTCTGGGATCGGCTGCTAAACCTACCAGTATCCTTTTTCCGCCAGTATACCACTGGGGATCTTCAGTCCCGCGTGACATCGATTAGTACAATCCGTCGTCAATTAAGTGGTACAACCTTAATAAGCCTGATCACTGGTCTGTTCTCATTATTGAACTTGTTGCTTTTGTTTTACTACAGCTGGAAATTAGCTTTAGTTGCTGTGGCTGTAGCAGTAGTTGTTATAATTGTGACACTTCTGTCGGGGATGCTCCTCGTCCGTAAAGTTCGTCCACTGTTGGAAATAAAGGGAAATATCTTTGGGCAGACGGTGCAGCTAATCAATGGCATTTCTAAACTACGTGTCGCTGGGGCCCAGGAGCGCGGTTTCGCTTCTTGGAGTAAAAATTACAGTCGGCAAATAAAACTGGAACTTAGTACCCAGAAAGTTGAAGACGGTGTGGCACTTTTCAATACAGTCATGCCCACGGTAACTTCTGGTATCCTCTTTTGGTTTACTATCCAACAGCTTGAATCAGCCCAGACTACAGGTGCGATCGGATTGACGATTGGGACTTTCCTAGCTTTTAACAGTGCGTTTGGTACTTTTATTAAAGGTGCTACAGACGTCAGCAATACAGTTACCGGCGCTTTGCAAGTCATTCCCCAGTGGAAACGCGCCCAACCAATTTTAGAAACTATCCCGGAAGTGGATTTGTGCAAAGCCGATCCTGGTAAGCTCACGGGTAGAATTGCTGTGGATTATGTCACGTTTCGCTACCGCCAAGATGGTCCTGTGACCCTGGAAGATATCAGTCTCCATGCCGAGCCTGGGGAGTTTATTGCGCTTGTAGGCGGTTCTGGAAGCGGTAAATCTACTATATTCAGATTGCTACTGGGGTTTGAGGCTCCTGAAGATGGCACTATCTATTACGATGGTCAAGATTTGTCTGGATTGGACGTTGAGGCAGTACGGCGACAGTTAGGTGTCGTTCTGCAAAATGGCCGGATTATGTCAGCTTCTATTTTCGACAATATTGCTAGCGGCGCTCAGATTACACTTGATGAAGCCTGGGAGGCAGCACGTATGTCTGGGTTTGCTGACGATGTTGCAGCCATGCCCATGTCTATGCATACTGTGATTAGTGAAGGAGGTGGCAATCTGTCTGGAGGACAACGACAGCGGCTGTTGATTGCTCGTGCTTTGGCCTTAAAACCCCGCATTTTATTATTTGATGAGGCTACCAGTGCGCTCGATAACAAAACTCAAGCGATTGTTAGTGAAAGTCTAGATAAATTGCAAGTTACTAGAATAGTTATTGCTCACCGACTTAGTACTATCCGTAACGCTCACCGGATCTATGTACTTCAAGCTGGTCGGGTTGTACAACAAGGAACTTTCCAAGAACTAGCTGCTATTGAAGGGCTATTTGCCCAGTTAATGGCTCGGCAAATGGCGTAG